The genomic DNA AGCTTCATTATCTCGAGTTGATCAAGTACGTATTCGCACGGGACGCCTGAATAATGAAGATCGAGAAAGAATTACTAGTGCTATGGAACTTCTTTTGGAAAAACGTAATATATATATTGACGATTCTTCATGTTTAACACCTTCTGAAGTGCGTGGACGGGCTCGTAGGTTGTTCCGTGAACATGATGGTTTGAGTTTAATTATGATTGATTATTTACAATTAATGAGAGTACCGTCTTTATCTAATAATCGCACATTAGAAATTTCAGAAATTTCTCGATCGTTAAAAGCTTTAGCTAAGGAATTGAAAGTACCAGTCATAGCGATTTCTCAGTTAAACAGAGGTTTAGAACAACGTACTGACAAGCATCCCGTTAACTCAGATTTGCGTGAATCCGGAGCAATTGAACAAGATGCTGATCTTATTTTATTTATTTATCGTGATGAAGTGTATCATGAAAACAGTGAAATGAAAGGAATTGCTGAAATTATCCTAGGGAAACAACGGAACGGTCCCATTGGTACCATACGATTGATGTTTAATGGGCAATGTTCTCGATTTGATAACTATATTGAATCTGATCAATATTAATATTCTATGAGTGATGTGGATTGGTTATAGATATTATTATGTGAAATAATTGATGTATTTATTCTATGACAAAGTTTTGGTGTCTGTTTTATAAAAAATGACATATAATGTATGTATATTATTTTATTATGTTTTATGCTGCAATAAGTATAAAAAATGGAGTGAATGATTATTTGAAATTTACTACTATATATTTAGTGTAAATGAAATTTACATTTATTCATAAAATACATTAAATAATTTAAAAATTATTTTTACTAAAATAGTGTGGTGTTAAGCGAAGAATACTGATTTTTAATATAATGCATTTTATTGTATGGGTTTTTATAAGAATGTTATTAACAATATTGATTGTATTTAAGTATATTAACTACACGGGTTTATTAAACGGCAATAGAATGGTTACGTTAATAAAATATTAAAAAACCATATGATGTAATTAATGGAGGAGTTGTGGCTAATAGGGGAATTAATAAAGTTATTTTAATAGGGTATCTCGGTCAGGAGCCAGAGGTTCGTTATATGTCTAGTGGTAGTATGGTTACTAATATTTCAGTAGCTACTACTGAATCCTGGAAAGATAAACAAACTAATGAATTTAAAGAAAAAACTGAGTGGCATCGTGTGGTGTTATTTGGTAAATTAGCAGAAATTGCATCAGAATATCTGCATAAAGGTTCTCAAGTATATATTGAAGGATCGTTAAAAACTAGAAAATGGCAAAATCAAAATGGACAAGATCGATACATTACTGAAATTATTGTTAATATCGGAGGCACAATGCAAATGTTGGGTAGTCGTCATTCAGGAGAAAATGTATCGTTAGATAATCAGAATGTAATGAATAGCGGCGATAAAACTATATCGAATGATGATGTATCGAATGACCCGGCCGATGTTAATTTTGATGATGAGGATATTCCTTTTTAGACGGTTTGGATGTATTAAAAATTAATGAGTCATTTTTTGTATTATTGTATAGGCGTGTATAGGTTGGATTTTCAATAATTATTTTTTTATGTCCAACACCTATCAATACAACATGCACAGTATACAAAAATTTGATATTGTTTTGTGTTTTTAAACATAAAATCATATAAAAATATGCGTTTATGTCCTTGCTGATTGTTCAATCCATGTAATCATATTAAAGCATGTTAATGTTCCTAAGTCTATTCTAACATGCATACTTAAATAACAAATCATAAAATTTATATTGTTAGAGTAAATATAAAAATATTTCATTTTTTATAAGTAGTGTATAATTAAAAGTCGCATATCTTTATATATATATATAAAGATTTTATCACTTGTTTAATACTTTGTAGCATGCCATGCATATACACAATATGAAGTAAATATAACAATTCAATACTATATTTGTAGAAAAAATATTTATTTTTTGGATACGATTGAGATTTAAAGTATGGAGATTTTTTTTACGATTCTTATTCTTACTTTAGCTGTCTCTGTTTCAGGAGTTATAACACGAATTTTGCCGTTTCAAATGCCATTGCCTCTAATGCAAATTGTATTAGGAGCTTTATTAGCCTGGCCTAGATTTGGATTACATGTAGATTTTAATCCTGAGCTATTTTTATTGCTTTTTATCCCCCCGTTATTATTTTCTGATGGTTGGAAAACTCCAATGCGTGAGTTTTTACGTCATGGAGGGGAAATTGTTATATTAGCATTGGTGTTGGTGATTATTACTGTGGTTGGCATTGGATATTTAATTCATTGGATGATACCAGACATGCCTCTTGTAGCAGCATTAGCATTGGCAGCGGTTTTATCCCCAACTGACGCAGTAGCGCTTTCAGGTATCGTAGGGGAGGGACGTATTTCTAAAAAGCTTATGGACATCCTTCAAGGAGAGGCTTTGATGAATGATGCGTCAGGATTAGTATCTCTTAAATTTGCTATTTCAGTAGCTATGGGCACTATGGTCTTCAGTGTGAGCGGAGCTTCTATAGAATTTATCAAAGTATCTATGGGGGGTTTATTAACAGGGATAGCTGTTACTTGGGGATATAGTAAATCATTAAGGTTTATCACTCATTGGAGCGGTGGTGATCCTGCTACTCAAACAATACTTCTTTTATTGTTGCCTTTTGCGGCATATTTAGTTGCTGAGCATGTTGGAGTATCTGGGATATTATCGTCAGTTGCTTCGGGCATGACTATTGGCCAATCAGGAATAATCCGCAATGCCCCGTTAGCTATGCGTTTGAGGGGGAATAGTGTTTGGACGATGTTAGAGTTTGTATTTAACGGTATGGTGTTTATTATGCTGGGATTGCAATTACCAGATATTTTATCGACCTCTATTTCACAAGCGGCAATGGACCCAACTACTAAAACATGGATGTTATTTGTATATGTAATTCTTATTTATTTCGCGTTAATGATACTTAGATTTGGATGGTTGTGGTTAATGAAAAATATAAGTTTATATTGTATGACTAAACGTCCAATGGTATTTAGTGAATATAGTATACGAGAAATTTTAATTGCTTCTTTTGCTGGAGTACGTGGTGCTATTACATTAGCAGGAGTACTTTCAATACCACTTTTTTTGAGAGATGGATCAGCTTTTCCGTTTCGTTACCAATTAGTTTTTATTGCTACTGGTGTTATTTTATTCTCTTTATTATGTGGTGTAATTGTTCTTCCGTGGTTGTTGCAGGGAATTATAGTATCTGATAAATTATTACAACGCAAAGAAGAGCGTATGGCACGGGCTATAGCAGCAGAAGTAGCTATTGAAAGTTTATATAAACTGGAAGAACGGTTAATGCATAGCCAAGAAGAAAATATTGATAGTCAAATTATTAATGAGGTAAGCGCGCGTGTTATAGGCAATTTACGTCGTCGTATAGACGGAAATAATGATGTAAATTCTATGTTAACTGAAGAATTAGAGAGACGGATGAGGTTAAACGCATTACGTGCTGAACGAGGAGAATATTATCATTTACGCGCGCAACAAAAAATTAGTAATGAAACGTTAACTAAATTATTACGCGACTTGGATTTTTTAGAAGCTTTATTAGCCGAGAATGAATAATATTACCTGATTTAATAAGGGTGATTGCAATTTTTATAAATATTTCTATCATTAATGCTGAGAAATTTTAAGGGAATTAACAGGAGTTGATATAAAGATCGCGCATATTCTATTGGCTGGCATAGTTTTTGATATAGTAAAGCGCGATTACATATATTATATAAATACATCATTGTTGTTATGGCTGTTAGGTATTGAAGCAAGATATAACTTGTTAATAAAAATGAATTTTTTATGAATATTTAATTATGCAATAGTTGACTTAAATGATGGATAACCTTATCCTTTGAAAAGGTAATTTGAGAATTATTAAGGGTATATCCCTGTTTTGGAATGTATAAGTATTAATGTTAATATTCTTGTATCTGGTTGTAAGTTTATAAATAGTTAATATGTAATATTAAGTGTTACGTGTATATATTACTCAATGCACATAAAAAGATGTTGCGTTGAGTTTTATTTTTTCAAGTGATTATGTTTAATAAATAATTTATGGGTTATGCGACGTTTTTGATATGAAGGTTAAGAAATTTTCTATAAATTAATTTTATATTTTAGTTAGTAATTTCTTAGCATACGTTTGTGTTGTTTAATGGGGATTTTTTAGAAGAAAATTGTTTAAATCAGTTGATATAATTGATTCCGGATTGATGTGAAATAAAAAATAACTCATTTTAATTAAGGGGTAACTATGATGATTAGAAAGTTTAAAATTACCCTTGCTTGGAAAATTTTTTTTGCTTTAAACTTGGGTATTGTTTTAGGAATTGTATTGCATAATCAAACAGAATTAAAAGATTGGATAATCGTGACATTTCTTTCTCCAGCCGGAGAAATTTTTATTCGTATGATAAAAATGATCGTGGTTCCCATTGTAATGGCCACATTGGTGGTTGGAATCGCCGGTATTGGGGATGCAAGAAAATTGGGAAGTATTGGTTTGAAGACTATTATTTATTTTGAAATTATTACAACACTTGCTATAGTACTTGGTGTAGCTTTTGCGAATTTGTTGCATCCTGGTTATGGAATTGACATGTCTCTTCTTTCGAAAACGGACATCTCAATGTACGAGCAAACTACATCTGAAATACAGTCAAACTTAGTAAATACTATGTTATCGTTGATTCCTTCGAATATTATTAATTCTATGGCTAAAGGAGATATGTTACCAGTTATTTTTTTCTCGGTAATTTTTGGGCTTGGATTAGCTACATTGCCAGAAAAAACTAAAACTCCATTATTGGACATTTTTAATTCTGTAGCGGATACTATGTTCGAAGTAACACATATAGTGATGCGTTATGCTCCTATTGGGGTGTTTGCTTTAATTTCAGTTACAGTTGCGACTTTTGGATTTAGTTCTTTGTTGCCTCTTACTAAACTTGTATTGTTAGTCTATGGTGCTATTGTTTTTTTTGCATTAGTAGTATTAGGTATAGTGGCACGTATATGCAATCTTAGAATTTGGAAATTAATTTGTATTTTAAAAGAAGAACTGATTTTATCTTTTTCTACTGCTAGTTCAGAGACTGTATTACCACGTATCATAGAAAAAATGGAAGCTTATGGAGCTCCTTCAACTATTACTGGATTTGTAGTGCCTACTGGTTATTCTTTTAATTTAGATGGATCAACTTTATACCAAAGTATTGCTGCTATTTTCATTGCGCAATTGTATGGTATTGAATTATCTTTAAGTCAAGAAATTATTTTAGTATTAACTTTAATGATTACTTCTAAAGGTATCGCTGGCGTTCCAGGAGTTTCCTTTGTAGTGTTGTTAGCTACATTAGGTAGTGTAGGTATTCCATTGGAGGGGTTAGCGTTTATAGCAGGAGTGGACAGGGTTTTAGACATGGGTCGTACAGCGTTAAATGTTATAGGCAATGCTTTAGCGGTGTTAGTAATTGCAAAGTGGGAGAATCAGTATGATACAGAACAAGCTCTGATCTATGAATCAGAGATGTTATCTAATAAATAATAATAATATGTTCATTATTCGTAATTATTGCAAGAATAAGATTATATAATGTTTGATATTATTGGATCTTTTTTGAAAGAGAAAATGTTATGCAATGACGATGAAAATTTTAGTCATATTAAGACTATGTTATTGTATTCCATAAATAACCGTGTGAGCATATCTATAATGGGGATTATTTGAAATAATTTATTCGTTTGTTGTTTATTAGTGTTTTTTCACGATTATTATTAAATTTATAAAATACGTGTAGCGATAGCCTCGATTTCTATCTTAGCGTTTTTTGGTAATCTAGACACCTCTACACAGGAACGGGTTGGTAAAATTATATCTTCATGAAAAGAAGATGAATGAAAGAATTTCATATAGCTGCCATTTATAGTAGGTATATCTTTGATATCAATAATGAATAATGTAGTTTTAATAATATTATTGATTTGTAGACCAGCTGTTTCTATGATATTTTTGATATTTTCTAATGATTGATACGTTTGATCGTAAATGTTGTCAGGGATAATATTTGTATCCGGGTGCATTCCTATTTGCCCGGATACAAATATTATGTTTCCTATATCTATCGCCTGTACATAAGGTCCAAGAGGCATGGGAGATTTTTTTGTATTGATAACGTGAAGCATAGAATTTATCCTAATGAATTGCGTTAAAAATAAGGTATTAATTTTTTAGTATTTATATAAAAATATGATAAAGCCTATTCTATTACTATTGATTAAAATTAGTGGAATCAGGAAGTAATGTTGCCAAAATAAGAGCTTTGACAGTATGCAAACGGTTTTCGGCTTGATCAAACACCACACTATACGGAGATTCGAATATGTCATTTGTTACTTCTAGCCCATTTTTTAAATTATATTGTCGTGCTATTTTTTTACCAATAGTGGTTTCATTGTTGTGTAATGCCGGTAAACAATGTAAAAATTTTACATTTGGATTATTGGTGTTTTGGATCATGCGATGATTTACTTGATACGGAGATAATAAAGAAATACGTTCTTTCCATACTTTTTCATTTTCTCCCATAGATACCCATACATCAGTATATAGAAAATCTACGTCCTTTATTCCGATAAGGATATCTTCAGTAAGTGTGATATTTCCATTATTACGTTGTGCAATATTTTGGCAATTTATAAATAGTTCTTGTGTTGGCCAAAATATTTTAGGTGATACTAATCTTAAATCGAATCCCATTATTGCTGCAGCTTCTAATAAAGAATTACTGATGTTGTTTTTTGCATCTCCTATATAGGCTAACTTCATTTGATGAAACATTTTATGTGGTAGTTGTTCTTTCATAGTCATAAGATCGGCAAGCAATTGTGTTGGGTGAAATTTCACAGTAAGTCCATTCCATACTGGTACTCCAGAATATTGTGCAAATGTAGTAACTGTATCTTGACTGTAACCACGATATTGAATCCCATGATACATCCTTCCTAATATTTTAGCAGTATCTTTAATAGATTCTTTATGTCCAATTTGACTAATATTTGGAGTCAAGCAGGTTACACACGCGCCTTGATCAAATGCTGCTACTTCAAAGGCACATCTTGTTCTAGTTGAATGGTTTTCAAAAATGAGTACAATATTTTTTCCATTTAATTTTTTAATTTCAGTATGTGTATTTTTTTGGTATTTTAAATAACTGGATAATTGTAATAGATAATAAATTTCGTTTATAGTGAAATCTATTAATCGTAAAAAAGACCGTTTATATAATTGATTCATATGACATTTACCCTATCTGTTGATGTTTATATAGATAACGTGGTTATTTATATTTCAATGAAAAATGTTATTTAAAAAAATTTCATTATATGAAATTTAAATTTTTAAATGTGTGGAAATTAATTTTGATGAAACATAGAGTGACAATTATTTAACAATTAATTAAAAATAAAGGAATGAATTTATTATTAAATTTTTTAATACTTAATATACGAATAAAAACTTTATTCTCCAAGTTATTTTATTTAAATATTGTTATATAAACTGATTACAGTTCCTTCATGATAGCACATTGATCAATCAATTTATTTTTGCATTCGTTCATAATAATTTAATAGCGCTTGTTTGTTTTTGATGACAGATTTTGGGCCGTGTTTCATAAAATTATTGTCATCTAGTAGTTTTCGTATTGTTTTAATTTTATGATTTATTAATTCTGATTCTTTTTTAATCTATTTATTTCGCTTTCTTTGTTAAACGTGTCTGGTATACGTATTAATAGTTCTGATGAATCTAAGGGCATTATCACTGATTTTGGATAGATTGTGCCTTTTGATATGAAATGGATATTTTTTAATTGAGCAATATGACATAAAATATTGGAATTTTCTGTAATGCGTTTTTTAACTTCTAATGAAGTATCCCTAAATACTATCTGTAGGGGTATATTGTACGATATATTCATGTTTACACGAGTGGTACGTATTGCTATAATTACGTTTTTAATCCATTCAATATCTATTATGGATTTCATGTCAATTACAGATCCATCATATTTTGGAAATGGTTGTAACATGATAGTTGTTCCGTTATTCTCAGTAATTGTTTTAACTTCTTGCCAAATTTTTTCTGTAATAAAAGGAATAATTGGGTGCGCTAATCGCAGTAATGATTCTAGTAATGTGATTAATGTGTAACGTGTACCTCTTAGTTCTACTGCATTCCCCCCATGATAAAGTATTGGTTTCGTTAGTTCTACATACCAATCACAAAACTGATGCCAAATAAATTCATGTAAAATATTGGCTATTTCGTCAAACCGATAAATTTCTAATTTTTTATGAAAAATTTGTACTGTTTGATGAAATTTTGTAATGATCCAACGATCTGCCAAGGAAAATGATTTTTCATTGGAAGATATACCACAATCTTGATTTTTGGTATGCATGAGAACAAAGCGACTAGCATGCCATAATTTATTGCAAAAATTACGATAACCTGTTAGTCGTTGCATATCCCAATGTATATCGCGTCCAGATGATGCTAATGCTACCAATGTAAATCGTAAAGCATCAGTTCCGTGGGGTTTAATGCCATTAGGAAATTGTTTTTTAGTATATTTTATAATATGCTTAGATAATTTTGGTTGTAACATGTTTTTTGTGCGTTTTTTTAATAAATTTTCTATTGAAATACCATCTATTATGTCTATTGGATCAATAATATTCCCCTTAGATTTAGACATTTTTTGACCTAATTCGTCGCGTATAAGCCCAGTAATATATACAGTTTTAAAAGGAATTTGTGCTGATCCGTTTTCATTTTTAATGAAATGCATAGTTAACATAATCATTCGTGCGATCCAAAAAAATATGATGTCAAATCCACTGATTATAATATTAGTAGGATGAAAGACGTTTAATAAATTAGTATTTTTAGGCCAACCTAAAGCAGCAAACGTCCAAAGACTCGAAGAAAACCATGTATCTAATACATCTTTTTCTCTATGTAATATTACGTCATTATTTAGTTTATTTTTTATTCTGATATCTTGTTCGCAGTATCCTACGTATATTGTGTTGTTATCATCATACCAAGCAGGGATTTTGTGTCCCCACCAGATTTGACGAGAGATGCACCAATCTTGAGGGTTGTTCATCCAACTGAAATACATATTTTTATATTGTTTCGGAACAAAATTAATTATATTTAAATTTACTGCGTTTATCGCATGTTGTGTTAAGTTTTTAACGCGTATATACCACTGATCAGTTAACATGGGTTCAATTATAGTGCCAGTACGGTCACTATATGGAATTGTTAAGTCGTGGGGTTCTATATTATGTAACAATTTAAGCGCATTGCATTCGGAAATTATTTTTTTTCGTGCATTATCACTGTCAAGATTGTGGAATATTTGGGGAATATTGCAGTATAATTGATCGGTAAGTTGTCCATAACTGTTGAATACTTCTAGTTTTTTAAGAATTTTACCATCAAGTGAAAAAATGTTTATCATAGGCAATCCATGTCTTTTTCCTATAATATAATCATTAAAATCATGGGCAGGAGTTATCTTAAGACAACCAGTTCCTTTAAACATATCTACATTTTTATCAGAAATAATAGGAATACGTCTATTAGTTATGGGTGCGATAACGTATTGTCCGATTAAATTTTTGTATCGCGCATCTTCTGGATGTACTGCAACGGCAGTATCTCCTAATATAGTTTCTGGTCGTGTTGTTGCTACAATTAAGTGATTAGAATTTGCACTGATAGTAGAATTATCTAATTTATAGTATATATACCATATAGAACCTTTTGTTTTTTTATTTATAACTTCTAGATCAGAAATTGCGGTTTGTAATTTACAATCCCAGTTTACTAATCTTTTTCCTCTATAAATTAAATTATTTTGATATAAACGAATAAAAGCTTCTGTTACTGCATAAGACATTTCTGTGTCCATGGTGAAACGCTGTCGTTTCCAATCTACTGAATTTCCTAATCGTTTCATTTGGTAAGTAATAAACTGTTCAGATTGATTTTTCCATGCCCAAATATTTTTTATTAATTCATCTCGTGTGTAATCGTGTCTAGTTTTACCTGTATTATTATAAATTTTATGTTCCACTAGTATTTGCGCGGCAATTCCAGCATGATCTGTTCCTGTTTGCCATAAAGTATTCTTTCCTTGCATTCTTTGATAACGAATCAAAACATCCATAATAGTTTGTTGAAATGCATGCCCGAGATGTAATTGTCCTGTAATATTAGGCGGAGGCATCATAATGCAATAACTTTCCTGAGATGTATCTCCATGGGGACTAAAGTAGCCTCCATGTTCCCAAAATTCATAAATTGGTTCTTCTATATTTTTAGGATTATATATTTTTTCCACGATATAATTACTCATTCAGTTGGTGTATTAACAACACTTACCTGAAATCCATTTCTTTTGTAAGATCGGTATCTGTATCTTGCCCATTTTTTTAAAATGTCAGGTATGGGAACGAAATCTATTATTTCGTTAAAATTTAAAAAAAAGTTCATATTTTTTGGCATAAGGTTTATTAATAAATCTTTTTGTTGATTATCATAACAACATTGACTCCAGTATATGACTATTGGAGCATGATGGATGGTTTTTCCAAATAGATTATGTGGCAAAAATGAATTTTGATCAAATGTCCATAATATTTCGTCTATTTTTGTAGCTTGATGTTTATTTTCGCAAGTTACTAAGATGGTTTTTCCAGATCTCCATTGTGTGCTTATTAACTTACAAGCAAGCTGTTCTATGTAATTAGGTCTATTTTTTTGTTCAAATTCTTGAGATAGTAGGTAAAAAGTACTATGTTTCATATGTTATTAATTTTTATTATTTTTATAGTCAATGATAATTGATTATTTAAATAAAACATAAATTTATTTTGGTGTAATTCTGTTGCAAAATTAGTATTGATTAATAAAAATAATTTAAATTTTAATAGGATGATCTATTGATCAGATATTGTGACAAAAGCGCAACGGGTCGACCCGTTGCGCTTTTGTCACAATAATCAGATATCCATGCTGTTCCAGCAATATCTAAATGTGCCCAACGATATTTATAAGCAAACTGTTGAAGAAAACATCCGGCCGTAATAGCACCACCAGATCTACCCCCAACATTTGTCATATCCGCGCATGTAGATTTTAATTGTTTTTGGAACACTTCGTCTAATGGTAATTTCCAAACATAATCTTTGGATTGTTGTCCAGCTAGAATTAATTCGTCGGCTAAATTTTTGTTATTAGACATTAAACCGCTAAAATGATGTCCTAAAGCAATAACACAAGCTCCAGTTAATGTAGCTATATCTATTACAACATCCGGTTTATAACGTTCTGCGTATGTCAATGCATCGCATAGAACCAAACGACCTTCAGCATCGGTGTTTAATATCTCCACTGTTTTTCCAGATAAAGTAGTCAGGATATCACCCGGACGAAATGAAGTATGACTTATCATATTTTCACAAACAGCAAGTATTCCGATAATATTTAATGGTAAATTTAGTTCTATGGCTATACGCATAATTGCATATACTGCAGCAGCTCCACACATATCATATTTCATTTCATCCATTTTATTTGATTCTTTGATAGAAATTCCACCAGAATCAAAGGTTAAACCTTTTCCTATAAGTACAATGGGAGGAACATTAGACCCTTTAGGATTCCCTCTGTATTTAATTATAGGCATTGTAGGAGCGTAATTAGACCCTTTTCCTACCGCTAAATAAGCATTCATACCTAATTGTTTCATTTCTAAAGCATTGATTATATTTATTGTGACGTTATCACAATTAGATAATTTGTTTACTTGATTTACCAGGTAATCAGGAGTACAAAAATTAGGGGGCATATTTCCTAGGTCTTTAGCTATTTTTATTCCGTGAACGATAGATAATCCATCTCTAATAGATTTTTTACAATCTCCTAATTCATTTTCATTAGGTATATGTAATACTATTTCGTTTAGTGATTGATTTAGTGTGGTTATATTATTTTTAAATTTATTAAAAACATACAATTCTTCATTAACGATTTCCATTGTTTGTCTTATTTTCCAATAATTATCGTATCCTTTTATATTTAATTCACTCAAAAAAAGTAATATTCTAATTATAGGTATCTCTTTACATAAGATCGTTATTTTTCGAATTAATTTTCTATAACAATTTTCATCAAAATCAGATTGTTTACCGCACCCAACTAATAAAATTTGTCTATTATGTAAATGAGGAACATCGTATAATAAGAGCGTTTGAGTGACTTTTCCGTGCAACGCGCCACGACGCAACAATGAACTGATATATCCTTTGCTTATGTCATCAATTTTTTTTGTTGAAGGAAATAAATTTAATTCTTCAAATATACCAGTAATGATGCAACTATTAGGATATAATTCTAAATGTCCGCTAGTAACGCTAAATTTTATCATAAAATTTCCTGTATATAAATATTTCAAATGACATACTCAAAAAAAATAAATCAGTTACAATATTCACAATATTTATATTTTATATAAAACATTGAAATATATCACGATGAGATTGTATTGGGTTGATAACGTAATGGATAATTTTCTTACATTATAAAAAACTGAATATGTATCTTTTTTTAAGATTACAATCTGTTACTACTACGATACTTATTTTTTATTTAAAAACAAGTTTTTTAGGTAAAATAATGATATTTACCAAATATATATTGAAAGAAATATTTAGAAATCAGTTAATCATTTTAACATTATTATTTTTAGTGTGTTTTTGTCAAAAATTGATCAAAATGTTGAGTTTGGTGATAGATAGTGATATTTCAATATATTTGATTTTTCTATGTCTTGTATTAAATATGCCAGAATCAGGAAAATTACTTATTCCTTTTAGCGTGTTTTTGAGCGTGTTGGTAACGTTTTATCGATTACAT from Candidatus Blochmanniella camponoti includes the following:
- the ssb gene encoding single-stranded DNA-binding protein, with translation MANRGINKVILIGYLGQEPEVRYMSSGSMVTNISVATTESWKDKQTNEFKEKTEWHRVVLFGKLAEIASEYLHKGSQVYIEGSLKTRKWQNQNGQDRYITEIIVNIGGTMQMLGSRHSGENVSLDNQNVMNSGDKTISNDDVSNDPADVNFDDEDIPF
- a CDS encoding Na+/H+ antiporter, producing MEIFFTILILTLAVSVSGVITRILPFQMPLPLMQIVLGALLAWPRFGLHVDFNPELFLLLFIPPLLFSDGWKTPMREFLRHGGEIVILALVLVIITVVGIGYLIHWMIPDMPLVAALALAAVLSPTDAVALSGIVGEGRISKKLMDILQGEALMNDASGLVSLKFAISVAMGTMVFSVSGASIEFIKVSMGGLLTGIAVTWGYSKSLRFITHWSGGDPATQTILLLLLPFAAYLVAEHVGVSGILSSVASGMTIGQSGIIRNAPLAMRLRGNSVWTMLEFVFNGMVFIMLGLQLPDILSTSISQAAMDPTTKTWMLFVYVILIYFALMILRFGWLWLMKNISLYCMTKRPMVFSEYSIREILIASFAGVRGAITLAGVLSIPLFLRDGSAFPFRYQLVFIATGVILFSLLCGVIVLPWLLQGIIVSDKLLQRKEERMARAIAAEVAIESLYKLEERLMHSQEENIDSQIINEVSARVIGNLRRRIDGNNDVNSMLTEELERRMRLNALRAERGEYYHLRAQQKISNETLTKLLRDLDFLEALLAENE
- the gltP gene encoding glutamate/aspartate:proton symporter GltP, which codes for MMIRKFKITLAWKIFFALNLGIVLGIVLHNQTELKDWIIVTFLSPAGEIFIRMIKMIVVPIVMATLVVGIAGIGDARKLGSIGLKTIIYFEIITTLAIVLGVAFANLLHPGYGIDMSLLSKTDISMYEQTTSEIQSNLVNTMLSLIPSNIINSMAKGDMLPVIFFSVIFGLGLATLPEKTKTPLLDIFNSVADTMFEVTHIVMRYAPIGVFALISVTVATFGFSSLLPLTKLVLLVYGAIVFFALVVLGIVARICNLRIWKLICILKEELILSFSTASSETVLPRIIEKMEAYGAPSTITGFVVPTGYSFNLDGSTLYQSIAAIFIAQLYGIELSLSQEIILVLTLMITSKGIAGVPGVSFVVLLATLGSVGIPLEGLAFIAGVDRVLDMGRTALNVIGNALAVLVIAKWENQYDTEQALIYESEMLSNK
- a CDS encoding Rid family detoxifying hydrolase, whose translation is MLHVINTKKSPMPLGPYVQAIDIGNIIFVSGQIGMHPDTNIIPDNIYDQTYQSLENIKNIIETAGLQINNIIKTTLFIIDIKDIPTINGSYMKFFHSSSFHEDIILPTRSCVEVSRLPKNAKIEIEAIATRIL
- the argF gene encoding ornithine carbamoyltransferase; its protein translation is MNQLYKRSFLRLIDFTINEIYYLLQLSSYLKYQKNTHTEIKKLNGKNIVLIFENHSTRTRCAFEVAAFDQGACVTCLTPNISQIGHKESIKDTAKILGRMYHGIQYRGYSQDTVTTFAQYSGVPVWNGLTVKFHPTQLLADLMTMKEQLPHKMFHQMKLAYIGDAKNNISNSLLEAAAIMGFDLRLVSPKIFWPTQELFINCQNIAQRNNGNITLTEDILIGIKDVDFLYTDVWVSMGENEKVWKERISLLSPYQVNHRMIQNTNNPNVKFLHCLPALHNNETTIGKKIARQYNLKNGLEVTNDIFESPYSVVFDQAENRLHTVKALILATLLPDSTNFNQ
- a CDS encoding DNA polymerase III subunit chi; this encodes MKHSTFYLLSQEFEQKNRPNYIEQLACKLISTQWRSGKTILVTCENKHQATKIDEILWTFDQNSFLPHNLFGKTIHHAPIVIYWSQCCYDNQQKDLLINLMPKNMNFFLNFNEIIDFVPIPDILKKWARYRYRSYKRNGFQVSVVNTPTE
- a CDS encoding leucyl aminopeptidase — encoded protein: MIKFSVTSGHLELYPNSCIITGIFEELNLFPSTKKIDDISKGYISSLLRRGALHGKVTQTLLLYDVPHLHNRQILLVGCGKQSDFDENCYRKLIRKITILCKEIPIIRILLFLSELNIKGYDNYWKIRQTMEIVNEELYVFNKFKNNITTLNQSLNEIVLHIPNENELGDCKKSIRDGLSIVHGIKIAKDLGNMPPNFCTPDYLVNQVNKLSNCDNVTINIINALEMKQLGMNAYLAVGKGSNYAPTMPIIKYRGNPKGSNVPPIVLIGKGLTFDSGGISIKESNKMDEMKYDMCGAAAVYAIMRIAIELNLPLNIIGILAVCENMISHTSFRPGDILTTLSGKTVEILNTDAEGRLVLCDALTYAERYKPDVVIDIATLTGACVIALGHHFSGLMSNNKNLADELILAGQQSKDYVWKLPLDEVFQKQLKSTCADMTNVGGRSGGAITAGCFLQQFAYKYRWAHLDIAGTAWISDYCDKSATGRPVALLSQYLINRSSY